In Rhopalosiphum padi isolate XX-2018 chromosome 3, ASM2088224v1, whole genome shotgun sequence, the genomic stretch GCTAAACGTTTAGAAACTgaaggtattatattaaatggaattaatattaaagtaaatattacattgttttgTTGCGATGCTCCTGCAAAAGCATTTGTTTTAAAAGTGAAAGGTCATACAGGTTTTTATTCATGTACTCGTTGCACTATAGAGGGAGAATATGTATGCAATCGAGTATGTTTTCCTTATTCCCAAACAAAGTCAATTGAAAGAAATCATCATGCATATCTGAATACTGAAGATGAAGAATACCAGATTTCAAATCAAACTTCTGTTCTAGTTGAATTACAAAGTTTTAACTCTGTAAAATCTTTTTCACTTGACTACATGCACTTGGTTTGCTTAGGTGTTTGTAAAAAACTCATCAGCCTTTGGATTAAAGGACCATTAAATGTTAGACTTCGgtcttcaaaaataaatgaaatatcaaCTTTATTGTTAGCATCCAATACATATCTTTCTTCCGATTTCTCTAGAAAGAACAGATGTCTTCCAGATGTATGTCGCTGGAAAGCTACTGAATTTcgtttattcttattatacacTGGACCAGTTGTGTTAAAAACCATTTTGAGTGAAGAAATGTACACCAATTTTATGGTTTTGAACATtgcaatgttaattttattaagtccTGATCGAAAATTTCTTCTTCAATATGCAAGAGAactattagatttttttgtCAAGAACTTTCAACATATTTATGGACAACAATTTGTATCACACAATGTCCATGCCTTATTACACTTATGTgatgattatgatttatttggTCCACTTGATAATTGTTCAGCTTTTGGTTTTGAAAATCACATGAAAGAAATAAAATCTAATcttagaaaaaatgaaaaaccttTGGAACAAATTGttaatagatattatgaaaaatatgaaaaatgtgcactaaataattcaagtaataaatcattaatggaCAATCAACCAGTTTTGAAACATGTCCATGATAACGGTCCACTGGTTGATGATTTAATAGGTCCACAATATTACActcttatatttaaaagtttaaccatcaaaattaaaaaagatagtGATAGTTTTATACTAACCAAAAATGGAGAAATAGTAAAATGCATGAATTTTGCTCAAAAAGATGGTATTATCATGCTTATTGGAAAAAAGTTCAACATTTTATTACCCTATTTTGTAGATCCCATTAATTcaacaattattgaaatatttgaaattaaaaatttatctgATCAACTCAAACATTGGGCAATatctgatattaaaaaaaaaatgatgatatttCATCATAGTGGGAAAAAAATAGCCATGCCCATTATTCACAcagacatttaaataaattgtaactgtaaataatataaataatataaataattaaataaaatttttgtgattaatCATAAGTTGTATAGGTAGATATACATTTAccagtataaatttataaattattacttcaaaatatcaacatatttttaacaatgggtacataattaaattaaatatttaaaacatcataatttgaattatttccttttttttatttagatggaTGATCAAATAGGATGGATTATTGTTGAGTTTGTTGATGATGAAAGTGTTGAAGTGGTACCAAACTgttggttaaaaaataattcttgcgCTTGGCCTAAAGCTTCTAAACAAGCGAAAAAATATGTCCAAAAAAGAATTAAGCCAAATatgaatgattttatattttacaaatccaGACAAATTGGACATAAAGTTTATAGTTaagaaattttgattttaataaagattatctagtgaattatatactaattagttttatacaaattattcagGTTCATATAAtgaagcaaaaataaaattgccatTGGCAATGCATAAATCAGACTTATCAAGTGCTGATGACATTATTGATGGTATGACAAAAAGAAAAAGGAAATTTCCTTATTATAGAGGTCAAAGTTTGTCTCCTGCCAcaactataaaatcaaaaaaacttgaaaaagttaataattcaaaacaaataaaaatgtcttctaATAGCTGTCCCCCTCGTTATCACGGTaagattcaaaatgttttttttcttattcatttgtagttgtatgtaataatttgtatttttctaaaaacttttttttagatgtttcTCAGTCAGTTAATTTAAACGaggaaacaaatatttttgaaccttCTGATGATTCAAATGATGTGTCTTATGACTCGGACAAAGATCCTCTTTGGAAAATCGATAAAAgccaaagtataaatatatttttataatatcaataagatgaatatttgaattatataaaattaataaaataaaaatatttacaaaattttaatttcattaaaacattataaaaagaaaataaagtaaattttgaaaagaaaatagGAAACTACATTGAATTGTTCTATAATCTTTAAGAAGTTTTACACCCTGTTTGACTTAGTATGCAAAttagagaatattatatatgttaatattattacctattaaataaatcattttaatcttcattatatataatgttagatgtaataatctatatttaacttaatgtaactcgtcaaataaattacaatttactgtatttaattatttatattaatatatcttttatgatatatatgtttatttttatttaagcttaAAAAGTTGTCGGCATTATCATGTCTTACTAAATTTGTGTTGTTATAATAggcattgtattaaaattgaaacttttttctagtaataattgtgttattgtatatttaaacttCTGAcggtaacttttttattttataggcaaATCTGTTATTGAtggtattaattgtataacacCTGAAAAACATGCCTCTTCATTAGTTAATAAACCCATTGATGATATAGAACATATAATTTCATCTCCTGTTGGGACTTGGACGGTTGAAAAAAATGAggatacacaattattatataaaacaagttCTGATCGAAATAgtatcaaagttaaaaaaatattattttgtgatcaaaatattgaaaacacaggtaaatataatataatataattatacgtttacattttaatttaaaataatctaataaatgtaaaatttatggTTCAAAAACTTCATTGTATGACGTATGATTAAACTGTAgaagtataagtattaatattaattttctttagtttgccattgtataaaaaaaaaaaaataaacctatagttttatcaaaccaatataatatattctatgtacCTACCCACGTATTTACacatattcttttataaattaagatacttatttcttttttataatactatataggatCATCTGGTATTAcagctaatattttaaaactgccaCAAGATACtacaattttacaaaaccaGCCAAATATATCTAATGGTATGTGCACTGTTttagtaatatactatagtaagatataatatagttaatgatgCTATAAAATTCTATTTGACTAAAGATATTAAGTTATTCACAAATTTTTCTTACATCaaatatatgatacatatatgCTCACATTTCAACTTGGAAAAATAAACctgctaatatataatataataatgatttgacaGATTTTCAACGGTTTATTACTAACACTTtggtaaatatgaaatatgacaTTGGCAGCATTTTAAGTATTGTACAATCaaacagtattaatattaatacattgatggctaataaaaatacatcagcCAAAAATATCACAAATCTTGACAACATATTTCCTATTAAAAATCATGATGAATTAGAGTcattggaaataaaaattaagactgatgaaaactttaaaaatacattggtattatactttttaattcttataattttccTCTATTATACAATTGTCTTGTAAAATGTGTTTCTTTTTAGGTTACTCAATTATCAGTGTTAATAGATGTTAATGATCTTGGAAATAGTGTTCGAAGAATTGTTTCAAGAATGTTAAGTGATGTTTTGCTATCTAATTATTCGTTACATGGATTTAAGTCTAAGCTATGTTTTTCAGGCTTAAATACCTATCGtgttattataggtaaacatattaaattgaacTTGTTTGGTACAATATAACTAaaactattaaacaaataatcacTATAAGTAGttgatagttattataattaaatattgaaatatgctgcattttattaaatttgctatattttattttattaatctaatattatattattattattgtattttgaatattatagatGCTATACGAGTTAACGTCAAGTACAGTGTTGTTCCTGAAAAAGAAATAGATAACTCATTAGGAATTTGGCTATCCCATGCTCCATTCCGCATTAAAAAAGTATCCCAAAAACAAGAAAAACTCTCAAGAAGCCTTTTatgaagttaatatatttaaaagattatgttatcattattattatattatttacatttttttaaattcttagatTTGTATCTTACAAGTttgcagtttttattatttaatatttgctattttaatgaagttaatattgggtatatattatactactcaccagttattatttttatttttgtgttagatcataatattatataaatataaattaaaatattgatattccaatattatattaaatttatatattaatcatgtaaatatattatattattattatatatatgtatttcaaatttgtatgatttatatggtcaataaatgaacattttagttga encodes the following:
- the LOC132927883 gene encoding uncharacterized protein LOC132927883 yields the protein MLFVMDDQIGWIIVEFVDDESVEVVPNCWLKNNSCAWPKASKQAKKYVQKRIKPNMNDFIFYKSRQIGHKVYSSYNEAKIKLPLAMHKSDLSSADDIIDGMTKRKRKFPYYRGQSLSPATTIKSKKLEKVNNSKQIKMSSNSCPPRYHDVSQSVNLNEETNIFEPSDDSNDVSYDSDKDPLWKIDKSQSKSVIDGINCITPEKHASSLVNKPIDDIEHIISSPVGTWTVEKNEDTQLLYKTSSDRNSIKVKKILFCDQNIENTGSSGITANILKLPQDTTILQNQPNISNDFQRFITNTLVNMKYDIGSILSIVQSNSININTLMANKNTSAKNITNLDNIFPIKNHDELESLEIKIKTDENFKNTLVTQLSVLIDVNDLGNSVRRIVSRMLSDVLLSNYSLHGFKSKLCFSGLNTYRVIIDAIRVNVKYSVVPEKEIDNSLGIWLSHAPFRIKKVSQKQEKLSRSLL